The Peribacillus simplex genome contains the following window.
ATTGCACCATAAGATGCCTCTGAGACAATGATCCCCAATCCTTTCAGCTGCACGACGATCACTGGAATCATCGACACCACACCGACAAGCGCAGCCAAAATTCCTAGACTGGGACTCTTATATTTGCTTACAAAAAAATCGGATTGGGACATCAGTTTATTTTCTTTGGCATATTTCCATATTTCAGGAAGGAGCCAATAGGATAATACGTAAGACAAAGTAATGTAAATAAGAACATATAGAGCGGGTGCGCCCTTGCCATAGGCCCAGCCGCTGCCGCCAAGGAAGGAGAAGGTCGTATAGATTTCCCCAGCCATCAGGAGGAAGACGAATATTGCACCAAAACCGCGTCCGCCCACCGTCCATTGTTCCAAGTTCATATCTTTTCCTTTTGAAGAACGAATGCCTAAAAATATCGATAGTAGTAAAAAAGCTAAAATGATTATGAGGGCAATATTCATTCCTGGTCACCTTCCCGATTCCGGGGATCCAGCTTATACATGATGCCCAAGATGGCAGAGGTAAGGACCACCCACATAGCCATCCAGAACATATTGAAAGGCATCCCTAATACATAAGGTTCTATTCTATTAACAAAAGGTAGAAATCCTAGTATGCCTATAAAAGGAACTAGAGTAAGTATATATAGAATCTTCATTAAACAAACCCCTCCGTTTTAAATAAAGTGAAACGTCCAACAATGGGGGTTTTACTTCAGTGCCACTGATGGATGGGTGAACCAAACTGGATGGAAAATTCATACATGACGGATATTCCTTCTTTGATAAGGAACCGATGATAAATATAAGCTTACACTATTTTGATATGAAATTTAATGCAGTTGCTTGATATATTTTTAGCAACAGAGCCGCTGATAAAAGATAAAGCCTTGAATTCTTATAGAGTTCAAGGCTTTATCCTTTTTCTATCTTTTTTTCTGATAGTTATATAGTATCACCAAGACCATGAACCAGATTGGCGTCATGAGCAGTGATAGCCGTGTGGCTTCAGCGAATAGCATAACAATAAGGATGAACAGGAATAATCCTAAAATGGCGTAATTGATAAAGGGTGTAAAAGGAGCCCTGAAAGTTGATTCGGCTCTTAGGTCCGGCCGTGTTTTCGAATATTTGATATGTGAGATCAAGATGATGCTCCATACCCATATGAAACAGATGGCACTGATGGTTGTCACAACGGTAAATGCCTGTTCCGGTATCAGTTTGCTTAACAATGCTCCTAGTGATACAACGATTGTTGATGTTAATAAGGCATTGCTAGGAACAGCCTGTTGATTTAATTTTTCCAGTTTAGCAGGGGCTTCTCCATTCCTGCTTAACGTATAGAGTATTCGGCTTGTTGAAAATAAACCGCTGTTGCATGCAGAAGCAGCTGATGTCAAAACGACGAAATTGATGATCCCTGCAGCGACAGGAATGCCGATTAGCGCAAAGACTTCTACAAATGGGCTGCTCGTGGCATCCAGTTGTGTCCAAGGGTTGACACAGAGAATGACGAATATTGCACCTACATAGAAAAGCAAAATCCGGACTGGGATTTTATTGATGGCAGACGGAATGTTCTTTCTCGGGTTCGCCGTTTCTGCTGCTGAAACCCCGACCAATTCGACACCTACAAAGGAGAAGACGACCAGCTGTAAAGACAACAGGAAACCGGAAATTCCATTTGGGAACATGCCTCCATGAGTCCATAGGTTCGTTAGGGAAACCGTTCCCGTATTGGTATTGAAGCCGATGGCCAAGAGAATGATTCCTACGAATATCAAGGTGATGATCGTGATTACTTTTATGATGGCAAACCAGAATTCCAATTCTCCAAATAACTTAACGGTCAATAGGTTCAATCCTAACAGAATGACAAGGCATATTAGAGCCGGTATCCATTGAGGGATATCGAACCAGTATTGTATATAGACACCGACAGCTATGATATCGGCCATTGCGGTCATGATCCAACAGAACCAATATGTCCAACCGGTCACGAAGCCAGCCCATGGGCCGACATATTCGGTTGCGAATTCAGTGAATGATGTATACCCTGCATTGGATAAGAGCAATTCACCTAGGGCTCTCATCACAAAAAACAAGGCAATTCCAATTATTAGATAGGAGAAGATGATAGATGGACCTGCCATTTGTATGGCTTTTCCGGATCCCAAAAACAAACCGGTACCAATGGTTCCTCCTATTGCAATAAGTTGTACATGACGATTTTTTAAATCTCTTTTTAATTCCTGTTTAGCCAATTCGTACGCCCCCATCTTTTATAGTCTTGGTAGTGAATGATTTCAAACCTGCATGGTCTTGGGAAGGACGTGATTTTTTTACCCAGCTTGCATTTTCCAATGGTTTTCACGAGTGTTGTTTTAAGTCCAATCACAAAGTGGACAATAAAAAAAGAGATTGGATATACCAATCTCTTAAAGGGTTCAGAATAACAATTTATCATTCGTTACTCTTCTGTCCTTTTGCCTGAGATTGTGAATCCTTCGGCGCTGCATCTTGTACAGTCTCTCCAGAAGCTGCTCCTGCTATAGTGTCATCCATAGCATTCATCGCTTGCTTGTATGCGGTTGTGTAAAAATGTCTGTCTGCGGTGATCTTCCACTGCTGAAGCATTCATTATACTTATAAAATAATATTGGAATTCTATCATCTATTTTTCTGAAGGTCAACAATTTTTTTTGGGAGTTAGCCAGTCTTATAGGAGGTTTATAACACATTGAAATGGTTTTAATTTTTTTAAACGTTCACTTGAAAAGACTTTGAATGGTTCAAAGCAGAAGTGATTGTTTTCTACTCTTTTTTTTGTAATCACTATTATAAAATACTGATTCACTTTTTTAAAAAAGGTATTTTAAGATAGGAAAAATCGCCAAGATATATTTGACAACTGTTTTTTTGAAAAATACATTTGTGTTTTTACAGAGTATTTACTATTATAAGATAAGAAAACAAAATTAAAGTGTTATTTATATGATTACGATAAGGCATTTCTAACCACAATAATAAATAGAGTCGATTGGCGGTAAGGATGGAAGAGCATTGCTGCTAATATTGCATCTGGGGGAGTTAATCATGTCAAACAAGGAATTAAAGAGAGGGCTGGAGGCACGTCACATTCAAATGATAGCTTTGGGCGGAACCATTGGGGTCGGCTTATTCATGGGATCGGCGAGCACGATCAAATGGACAGGGCCTTCTGTAATGCTTGCATATGCCATCGCAGGTATATTTATATTTTTCATCATGCGTTCTATGGGGGAGATGCTATATTTAGAACCGACTACGGGTTCTTTTGCATCCTTTGCTAGCAGCTATATACATCCTTTGGCAGGTTATATGACTGCTTGGAGCAATTGGTTTCAATGGGTAATCGTAGGAATGTCCGAAATCATCGCCGTTGGAATGTATATGCAGTATTGGTTCCCGGAGTTACCAGCTTGGATACCAGGTGTGGTCGCCATGATCATCTTGGGGGCAGCCAACCTCATTTCCGTAAAATCTTTCGGGGAATTTGAATTTTGGTTTGCGCTTATAAAAATAATAACGATTGTATTGATGATCGTTGCCGGCCTTGGCCTTATTTTCTTTGGAATAGGGAATGGCGGAGACGCAATTGGATTATCGAATCTTTGGGCAAATGGCGGCTTCTTTACGGGAGGCTGGACAGGATTCTTCTTTGCGCTTTCCCTTGTCGTGGCTTCCTATCAAGGCGTTGAGCTCATCGGCATCGCGGCCGGAGAAGCGAAGAATCCAACGAAGACCGTAACAAAAGCGATCCAATCAATCATATGGCGCATTTTAATTTTCTATATTGGCGCTATATTCGTCATCGTGACGGTTTATCCATGGGATAAACTAGATGACATCGGAAGTCCATTCGTTTCAACCTTTGCTAAAATCGGTATCACAGCAGCTGCAGGCATCATTAACTTTGTCGTAATCACTGCGGCAATGTCAGGATGCAACAGTGGGATCTTCAGTGCAGGGCGTATGCTTTACACACTGGCATTGAATGGCCAAGCTCCTAAAATCTTTGCAAAAGTATCTAAAAGTGGAGTGCCGGCATATTGTACGATCGCTGTACTATTAGGATTGGGTATCGGGGTTGTCCTGAATTACCTTGCACCGCCGGAATTATTCCTTTATGTGTACAGTGCGAGTGTTTTACCCGGAATGATTCCATGGTTTGTCATACTTATCAGTGAGCTTAAATTCAGAAAGGTAAATGCTGCTGAAATGGAGAAACACCCGTTCAAAATGCCGTTTGCCCCTTACAGTAATTATGCGACAATTGCCTTTTTACTGATGGTGCTGGTGGGTATGTGGATCAATCCCAGTACCAGGATTTCCTTGGTTGTCGGGATCGTTTTCCTAGCATTGGTCGTAGTAAGTTATTACATGCTGAAAATGGATAAACGAATACCATTGGATGCTAAATCCGATGATGAGATTTCCAGTTAAGAAGTCTCGTGCCATTTTGATAAAGATGAGTGATACGAGTTTTTCTATAATAAAGATTTTGGGAGATCATCTTGTTTAATCTACGTTCATGACTCGAGCTTTGCCGAGTGTGTTTCCCCTTAGTATAAATATAATAGACATTAATTAAAGTTGTGCATAAATTGTGGACAAAACAAAGAGAGATAAAGAGAAATCTTCATCCCTCAGGCTTTTTCCCAACTTGTGCATGACTTTTTTTGAGGAAAGAACAGTTATTGTAGAAAAAATTCTCAATAAAGCTATGGAGTATTTCAAGTATTTCCTTTGGCAGAAAATATGATTTTCCTAACTAGTGCATGAATTCTATGTAAATGGTTTTGGGATATAATTTGTAAAAAGTGAACAGTTCATTTTTGCACATATAGGCTATTTAAGTTTTTAAGTATAATGTTTAAGGGAAATAATTATAGGTTTTAACATATGTTCTAAAAATCGAATGTTTGTTTTTTGAGCCTTTATTCACCTAATTTTTTCAAATTCAAAAGAATATAGATAGGTAATTCCGAAAAATCAATGGTAATATTTAAAAAATATAAATATTTTTTTAGTGTTGTGGAATTTAAAATAATCTTATATACTTAAAAAAACTATTTTCCTATATGTAACTGGCGCAACATGGAGTACCATGGGGGAGCATATAGAGTATAAGCCGCGCGCCTGGGCAAACACTTGATTTATAGATCAAGTGTTTTTTATTTTCCTAGGAAGAGGTGTAGGTAGAGATGGGTAATATGCATAGAAAGATGGGGACCTTTGCTTTAACTATGACAGGTATTGGTTCTATTATCGGCTCAGGTTGGTTGTTCGGAGCGTGGAAAGCTGCCCAGATTGCTGGACCAGCAGCTATTTTTTCTTGGATTATCGGTATGGTGGTAATTTTATTTATTGCATTATCTTACGCAGAGCTTGGGGCAATGTTTCCTGAAGCTGGAGGCATGGTTAAGTATCCTCAATATTCGCATGGCTCTTTTATTGGATTTTTAGCTGCGTGGGCGAACTGGATATCTATCGCTTCGACTATTACCGTTGAGGCCATTGCTTCGGTACAATATATGAGTACGTGGCCTTGGGAATGGGCCAGATGGTCTCATTCTTTAGTTGATAACAATATCTTAACGACCAAAGGATTATTCATAGCTTCTTTACTACTATTGTTCTATTTCTTCGTCAACTATTGGACAGTCAACCTTTTTGCTAAGGCAAATTCATTTATTACCATTTTTAAATTAATTGTTCCAGGTGTAATGGCAGGATCGTTATTTTTTGCTGGATTTCATGGTGAAAACTTTACAAGTTCTCAGGGTATCGCACCATATGGTTGGGCAAGCGTTTTAACAGCAGTAGCTACTTCTGGTATAGTGTTTGCGTTTAACGGATTTCAAAGTCCCGTTAATATGGCAGGTGAAGCGAAGTCACCGAATAAGTCTATACCTATTGCTGTTATTGGCTCTATTCTAATTGCAGGTTTTATATACGTTATGTTACAAGTTGTGTTTATCGGTGTAGTCGATCCGTCAATGATCGTGAACGGATGGAGTCATCTGAATTTTAATTCACCTTTTGCAGATTTGGCAATTGCTCTAAGCCTTAACTGGTTAGCGATTGTATTGTTTGTAGATGCGTTTGTTTCACCGTCTGGTTCAGGTGCCACTTATACAGCTACAACTTCGCGAATGCTTTATGGAATGCAGAAAAATGGATACTTACCGAGGATCTTTGGTACATTACACCCACTTTATGGTGTTCCGCGTGCAGCGATGTTATTAAACTTAGGTGTATGTTTTATCTTTTTATTTTTGTTCCGCGGATGGGGCGTACTTGCAGAAGTGATTTCAGTTGCCACACTTATTTCGTATATCATGGGGCCAGTTGCATTGGCAACATTAAGACGTACCGCTTCACATTTTAACCGTCCATTTCACTTAAAAGGTGCCTCTATTATTGCACCTTGCGGATTTGTTTTTGCATCGCTTACTTTATACTGGGCGCGTTGGCCATTAACAGGAGAAGTCGCTTTCATCATTGCCATTGGACTGCCTATTTACTTTTATTATCAAGCTAAAAATAAATGGAATGGATTCAAAAAACAATTTTTATCAGGTGTTTGGATGCTTCTTTACTTAGGTTGTATGATTTTGATTTCTTATATTGGAAGTGAGAAGTTCGGCGGAAAAAATATTCTTACATTTGGCTGGGATATGGTGGTCATTACATGTCTGGCACTTGGCTTCTTTTGGTGGGGAGTTAAGAGCGGCATTAAAACGGAATACATGGATGAAGCTGAAAAAATCAACAAAGAATTTATCAATAAATAACTTTTTGTGCAGACACAGAAATATGAGTATCAAGAAAACATGGTTATTTTATGACCATGTTTTTTTATTTATTTTAAAATAAGTCCTGGCGATTGTAACAGTATTTTGTTTTAAGGGTTTTTTAGTCTTTGCGATTAATTCACAAGTAAATAGTGAAATCTTGCGAGTTAAGTATGCTTTATCAAATAGAAAACAAAATATCCTACTTTTTAGTGAGGTAAAAGTGTGAATTGGATTGATTTTAAATCACTTTCACCTATAGAATGTGTCTTTTCCTAAAGGTTTTCATAGTATATATAACTCTCCACATCATTTGAGAAAGGGGTTAATATTTTGGAAAGAACAAAGCTTACCGGGCGTATCGTTACACATAATGATGCCGAATACGAGCATGCCAGGATAAATAATAACTTAAGTTTCCCTAAATTTCCAAAGGTCATTGTGTTTTGCCAAAATACCAATGATGTGTTGAATTCACTGAAGTGGGCCCGGGAAAATCATACGCCTTTCCGGGTTAGGAGCGGCAGGCATAGTTATGAAAACTTTTCATTAGTGAACGGCGGTCTAATCATTGATATTAGTGAAATGTACAAGATCAAGGTCAATCGTGAAAAAATGATCGCAAAAATTGAAGCCGGCGCTGATTTAGGGCAAGTATATAATAAGCTATGGAAGTATGGAACGACGATTCCGGCTGGGACCGAAAGCGGTGTAGGTCTTGTAGGTCTTACGCTTGGCGGTGGTATAGGGATGTTAACGAGGCGCTTTGGACTTACTTGTGACAATCTGGTTGAAATAGAAATGGTAAGGGCGTGTGGAAAGATGGGCGCCAAACTCATTAAAGCAAATAGGAAAATTAATAGTGATTTATTTTGGGCATGCTGCGGGGGTGGAGGAGGAAACTTTGGCATAGTCACTTCTCTTACTTTCAGGGTACACCCTGTATCGAGGGTATCGGTTTTCTCCGTCACATGGGGGTGGAAAGATTTCGAAGCGGTGTTTAATGCCTGGCAGGATTGGGCCCCTCAAGCTGATGAATGTCTAACTTCTGAAATTGAATTCAAGGCAAAGGAAGTAAACCAAATTATCGCTCAAGGTGAATTTGTTGGAACGTCACATAGGTTAAAGCAGCTTCTAAAACCTTTGACGAAAACTGGTTCACCAACAAATGTCATGATAAAGGAAGTCCCTTACATTGAAGCCGTAGGATTCTTTAATGATCCGAGTGGAAATCGACCGGCCCATCGTAAGAGGTCAGGTTCTTTCATTGAAAAAACTTTTCCTCAGCGAGCAATCTTGACGATGAAGCATTTTCTGGAAAACGCTCCAAATGAAAATGCAGCCATTTGGCATCAATCCCTTGGAGGAGCGGCTGGCCGTGTGGAACCAAAGGAAACGGCATTTTATTATCGGGATGCTATAATCGCCCAGGAGTATTTGGCTACATGGACTAATCCAGAAGAAGAGCGGCAAAACATTCACTGGATCAAGGAACTTAAGTACGCCTTGTCTCCGTATACTACAGGTGACTATGTGAATTGGCCGGATACCCTTATCAAAGATTGGCCAACTGCGTACTATGGAGAAAATTTCAAACGGCTTCGAGAAGTGAAAACGACCTATGATCCATACAATACGTTTAGATTCCCTCAAAGCATACCGCCATTAAAAAGGTGGGGTTAAATGGAAGCATCAAAATCATTCGATATTAAAAGACCTATTCCTCAATATGGGTATAGCGCTCTGTTATTTAGGTTTTGTATATATTAATTGAGGTAATCCCAAAAATCATGCTCTTATGAAAGTAAGGTTTGCGTAAGGGGAACGTTTGCTTTTCCCTGATTTAATTGATTGTTATCAAGTTATTGTTGAGGCATGTAGTTTCTTTCCTTATGTCATTATTGGAATTCCCTACATTAGGTTGACCCTTCTTTTCTTTTATAAGGAGAAAAAATATAACATATACATGATGGTCCATCAATTTCCTAAAAAGTGGACCGCTTGGAAAAGTCCCGAAACGTCCAAAAATGATTGACGAACAAAGAATAGATAAGGATTCTGTGCATAACTTGTGGACAATAAATGATCAAGTGACCATCCAAATCCAAGAAACTTTAGTTTTTAAAAACGGAAGAAAGACAATCCGGACTAGACTGCTCCATTCCAGGGGATTGACGAAAGACATCACGATGGTGAACAGTAATGAACCGACTGTAATGCCAAGTGTTTGATTATAAGAATTGCCTCCAAGTTTTTCAGAAAACAAGAACTAAGCTGCCCCAGGTCAATGCAGGGAGTAACGCAAAAAGAAGCCCTTCACTCATCTCCTAAACTAGAAAACCAATGTTTTTATGAATATAAAATAGTTAGTAAGCTATTGAAGGTATTTAAAGTTTTCACGGGAAAGAAAACATGGATATAATTTACCAATTTAGGTTGGATTCTCAATCAATTTATTTTTCAGTGTGGAAACAATGAAATAATAAGTGGTTTATGGTACTTTTAACTTAAAAATAGATAGGAGAAATAGTATGACGACACTGAATGAATGGTTTGAAAAGGGGATTCCGGCTAAAGAATTTATATCTTCGATGAAAGTCCATAAAGAAAACTTACAATCGATTCAGGAGCGTTTTTCCATTACTGAAGCGGATCAAGTTTTTTTAAATGAATTAAAATCAAAGGAACTTCGAGCAATTGTCATTACTGAAGACTGGTGCGGAGATGCAATGATGAATATACCTATTCTGCTGAATATATCTGAAGCGGCAAATATTGAAACTCGCATGGTTTTACGAGATCAAAATCTTGAGCTGATCGATCAATACTTAACGAATGGAACAGCGCGTTCTATTCCAATCTTTATATTCATTGATAGGAATGGTGAAGAAAAAGCGGTTTGGGGACCTCGTGCACCAAAAGTGCAAGAGTACGTAATGGAGTTGAGATCTGACCTGCCTGCTAAGGATGATGAAAGTTTTGAGGCAGAGCAAAAAGAAGTTTTTAAAAAGATAACAGTGGCTTTTTCTGAAGATAAACACCTTTGGGACGAAGTATACGGCAGTATCAAGGAAGCTTTAGGGAAAATTTGATAGTTGGTGAGTGACCCTCTTGCAGCTGACATCGGGTATACTCATTTTGATGTCCTCAAAGGAAATAATAAAAACTTGGTGGTAAACTTTTTTTATTGGAGTTTCTTCCATTATGAAGGGGCTGTTCCAAAAGAGATTGGAACCTATTGCTTGTGAATATATAGATATGTTTTTAACGTTTTTTTCTATATTATTTAAGGTACCATGGTTTTGGAACAGCCTTTTTCATTTGTTTATGATTCTGGAATAATTGTAACGCCGATTGTTCGTATTGGAGAGTCCTGTTTAGCACTTTGATTCGTAGCTTTGTAGTATTTCAACATTAAATCGTTCAATTCATTTTGAAAGTTAATAAAACTTTCATCATCAAGCTTTAGTTCTAAAAGTGAAAAGGTTGACCCATCTTCTGAGCAGTCTCTTTCTTCTAATTTAGTAAGATAGTTCTGATATTGAGTCATAAGGGATAATTGATAATAAGAAAAAAAGTTCAGCTTTTTCTCATTTGAAGATTTTTTCCATTCTTCCCCGCTAAGTCGCGCTTCTTCTTCATTTAAAACATAGTATTTTTCGGAAACGGATCTCACTTTTTTCTCTTTTACAATGCGAATGACCCCTGAATCCAATAAAACCTGTATATGTCTATATAATGTTGCTTGTGGTACATCTTTAATGATTTTTAACATTTCTAATGGTGTCAAACCATTTTCCCTGTTTCTCATTAAAGCTTGGGAAATCTTTATTCTCACAGGGTGCATTAAAATTTCAGCTTTATTAATCATCGTTTTCTCCTTACATTAGAAATTAATAACTGGATTGTTAATCAATTTTGATGTTTCAGCAGTTCTCTTTCCTTATAGGTCATGAATAATAAGTTTATTTAATCATATATTGTAATGTTGGAATCATTTTCATTTACGAAAATGACACATTTGGAAAAATAATATTACCGAAATATTTTTTCGAAGTAAATAAAAAGCCATTTTTAAATATTTTCAATTGTTAAAAGCTAATCTCTCCATGCAATAAAGCAAAGAGGATTTACACGAATAGGCGTTAAAAATATCATTATATTTTTATTGTTATTTATAATGATAATATTATCATTATAAATAACAATAAAAACTAAAACAATAATTTATTAAGAAAAAAATAGGTGCAATATTCCAATTTACATGTTATCATTATTGATAATGATAACATTATTTCGTTATTAAAGGAGTGATTATATATGGAATTGCATTATGGATGGAACGAATTGAAAGATATTGATTTCATGTCTATTCTGCCGATCATTTTACCGGTAATTGTTATTGGATTGATTTTAGTCCTTATAGCATTGATTGATTTATACAGACATCGAAAGACGAGAAAAAATGTTTTATTGTGGACACTCATCATTATTTTTGCAAATACTATTGGTCCAATTCTGTACTTCGTTATTGGTAGAAAGGACAGTGACAGAATATGAAATTAGAAATTAGAAATGTTACAAAAAAATTCAAAGAAAAAACAGCGGTCAATAATTTTTCAATGGAACTGCAATCAGGGGAATGTGTTGGATTGATCGGGCCAAATGGGGCTGGTAAATCGACACTAATAAAAGTGATTGCAGATATT
Protein-coding sequences here:
- a CDS encoding amino acid permease; translation: MSNKELKRGLEARHIQMIALGGTIGVGLFMGSASTIKWTGPSVMLAYAIAGIFIFFIMRSMGEMLYLEPTTGSFASFASSYIHPLAGYMTAWSNWFQWVIVGMSEIIAVGMYMQYWFPELPAWIPGVVAMIILGAANLISVKSFGEFEFWFALIKIITIVLMIVAGLGLIFFGIGNGGDAIGLSNLWANGGFFTGGWTGFFFALSLVVASYQGVELIGIAAGEAKNPTKTVTKAIQSIIWRILIFYIGAIFVIVTVYPWDKLDDIGSPFVSTFAKIGITAAAGIINFVVITAAMSGCNSGIFSAGRMLYTLALNGQAPKIFAKVSKSGVPAYCTIAVLLGLGIGVVLNYLAPPELFLYVYSASVLPGMIPWFVILISELKFRKVNAAEMEKHPFKMPFAPYSNYATIAFLLMVLVGMWINPSTRISLVVGIVFLALVVVSYYMLKMDKRIPLDAKSDDEISS
- a CDS encoding FAD-binding oxidoreductase; translation: MERTKLTGRIVTHNDAEYEHARINNNLSFPKFPKVIVFCQNTNDVLNSLKWARENHTPFRVRSGRHSYENFSLVNGGLIIDISEMYKIKVNREKMIAKIEAGADLGQVYNKLWKYGTTIPAGTESGVGLVGLTLGGGIGMLTRRFGLTCDNLVEIEMVRACGKMGAKLIKANRKINSDLFWACCGGGGGNFGIVTSLTFRVHPVSRVSVFSVTWGWKDFEAVFNAWQDWAPQADECLTSEIEFKAKEVNQIIAQGEFVGTSHRLKQLLKPLTKTGSPTNVMIKEVPYIEAVGFFNDPSGNRPAHRKRSGSFIEKTFPQRAILTMKHFLENAPNENAAIWHQSLGGAAGRVEPKETAFYYRDAIIAQEYLATWTNPEEERQNIHWIKELKYALSPYTTGDYVNWPDTLIKDWPTAYYGENFKRLREVKTTYDPYNTFRFPQSIPPLKRWG
- a CDS encoding PLD nuclease N-terminal domain-containing protein codes for the protein MELHYGWNELKDIDFMSILPIILPVIVIGLILVLIALIDLYRHRKTRKNVLLWTLIIIFANTIGPILYFVIGRKDSDRI
- a CDS encoding APC family permease, with product MGNMHRKMGTFALTMTGIGSIIGSGWLFGAWKAAQIAGPAAIFSWIIGMVVILFIALSYAELGAMFPEAGGMVKYPQYSHGSFIGFLAAWANWISIASTITVEAIASVQYMSTWPWEWARWSHSLVDNNILTTKGLFIASLLLLFYFFVNYWTVNLFAKANSFITIFKLIVPGVMAGSLFFAGFHGENFTSSQGIAPYGWASVLTAVATSGIVFAFNGFQSPVNMAGEAKSPNKSIPIAVIGSILIAGFIYVMLQVVFIGVVDPSMIVNGWSHLNFNSPFADLAIALSLNWLAIVLFVDAFVSPSGSGATYTATTSRMLYGMQKNGYLPRIFGTLHPLYGVPRAAMLLNLGVCFIFLFLFRGWGVLAEVISVATLISYIMGPVALATLRRTASHFNRPFHLKGASIIAPCGFVFASLTLYWARWPLTGEVAFIIAIGLPIYFYYQAKNKWNGFKKQFLSGVWMLLYLGCMILISYIGSEKFGGKNILTFGWDMVVITCLALGFFWWGVKSGIKTEYMDEAEKINKEFINK
- a CDS encoding DUF3311 domain-containing protein gives rise to the protein MKILYILTLVPFIGILGFLPFVNRIEPYVLGMPFNMFWMAMWVVLTSAILGIMYKLDPRNREGDQE
- a CDS encoding thioredoxin family protein, translated to MTTLNEWFEKGIPAKEFISSMKVHKENLQSIQERFSITEADQVFLNELKSKELRAIVITEDWCGDAMMNIPILLNISEAANIETRMVLRDQNLELIDQYLTNGTARSIPIFIFIDRNGEEKAVWGPRAPKVQEYVMELRSDLPAKDDESFEAEQKEVFKKITVAFSEDKHLWDEVYGSIKEALGKI
- a CDS encoding helix-turn-helix domain-containing protein — its product is MINKAEILMHPVRIKISQALMRNRENGLTPLEMLKIIKDVPQATLYRHIQVLLDSGVIRIVKEKKVRSVSEKYYVLNEEEARLSGEEWKKSSNEKKLNFFSYYQLSLMTQYQNYLTKLEERDCSEDGSTFSLLELKLDDESFINFQNELNDLMLKYYKATNQSAKQDSPIRTIGVTIIPES
- a CDS encoding amino acid permease: MAKQELKRDLKNRHVQLIAIGGTIGTGLFLGSGKAIQMAGPSIIFSYLIIGIALFFVMRALGELLLSNAGYTSFTEFATEYVGPWAGFVTGWTYWFCWIMTAMADIIAVGVYIQYWFDIPQWIPALICLVILLGLNLLTVKLFGELEFWFAIIKVITIITLIFVGIILLAIGFNTNTGTVSLTNLWTHGGMFPNGISGFLLSLQLVVFSFVGVELVGVSAAETANPRKNIPSAINKIPVRILLFYVGAIFVILCVNPWTQLDATSSPFVEVFALIGIPVAAGIINFVVLTSAASACNSGLFSTSRILYTLSRNGEAPAKLEKLNQQAVPSNALLTSTIVVSLGALLSKLIPEQAFTVVTTISAICFIWVWSIILISHIKYSKTRPDLRAESTFRAPFTPFINYAILGLFLFILIVMLFAEATRLSLLMTPIWFMVLVILYNYQKKR